In Scheffersomyces stipitis CBS 6054 chromosome 8, complete sequence, one DNA window encodes the following:
- a CDS encoding predicted protein has protein sequence MSRNGLDDRVNRLYSLSRRWYPELKKDFSNTLINNVHSELYDSENSYLPQTSCLEVLLETKYFEKVLWANFNEDVTTTHIEQILHLDWLSTYFEYEKFRHNSISSMLRSEDNINFIIRILEITFKLTASTNYRLNSLVLRFFSISKPLPSCLDEITDIIIWNNVPSLTSNLASPYKERLKEAVVKFEKIEDASQRRISTLTNKWLFNLLHDTARQHILISTKSSIPPFYFEYLNELLNFLAFLVFNYPEKADEFILQSNIVSIVSFNSSLKNSLEQVKQKFLSHFATKQSSFEILQHLIYNRTKVVVDVDIAVPHNIAIDEISKHLQNFSILDLASLASDFRSIKDPLVLFGSTELDDKMKLSILVQTVCDGIAQPNESISKFISKLDEYDLMDNPKFSYPRGCISSILSPYRYPFANKNNSSFTIKNLQEEFQIYLHQHISGVLERLRIDPKSGIQGKSKYFHKVESLENVNGSTFSMKTKSIVPASIQFIVLVEMLKPVQYSKQKRMKEFGVNVIRIVQISSNSVDGKDATFKFTFNEEIQSFSSRINHFISVPFSVPGSSLLALSDSKAVPIQKKNESISPVDYQTPLGISILSETKSENGKDRSHENELWEVERNGDILSSYQRDIMANIIKGHGKAFRFEKGCGMKKLISLILTSNLSNSRCLVIVPSRNYSRQIPASILENRVSYLRYGSEQDIRSLSNFVKETYKATIGLIGEKCEVEENESVSIAGIYKFEQRLKLEWSKIANSLSLGVETKNELKSAFAFFSGADSPVPQSVNFKMVFKAYKKRRYALALAATLIPIIELHSKGRNDDVWNLLFRKFSSIIAYEDYLNLLQNNSHHNMNNFDNIIVVNGWPGAALVAGLKNTHTRKVVEIGARHVLSSTKLGEQEPVLFQWRPEFIPISKQNLKLVNKKIRNFNPGLKHVFQVIYTEDQVDSMEYSVLLYQYLRLLGYPSSKICISVGSLLHRALLEEVLSKHCTKISKDKSIKSANESSDDPKDFQFGWPDILIYDDPDYYFDTYEYGIISAVSQTANRLEVISLPGRFGNYIIGSQIYSHEFELPEVADLEVVVGENYNTEVRKQSQSYPIESKDHFEQYIHNMTKVRLGHKK, from the coding sequence ATGAGCAGGAACGGTTTAGATGACCGTGTGAATAGATTGTACTCGTTGAGCAGACGATGGTAtccagaattgaagaaagacttCTCCAATACACTCATCAACAATGTACACTCTGAGCTCTACGATCTGGAGAATCTGTACTTGCCCCAGACTTCATGTCTTGAAGTATTGTTAGAAACAAAATACTTCGAGAAAGTGCTATGGGCGAACTTTAATGAAGATGTCACAACGACCCACATTGAACAAATTTTGCATTTGGACTGGCTCTCGACCTATTTTGAATATGAGAAGTTTCGTCACAATTCAATCTCTAGTATGTTGAGGAGCGaagacaacatcaactttATCATTAGAATCTTGGAAATTACCTTCAAACTCACAGCATCTACCAATTATAGACTCAATTCCCTCGTATTGCGGTTTTTCAGTATCTCCAAACCCCTTCCTCTGTGTTTGGATGAGATAACAGATATAATCATATGGAATAATGTACCTAGTCTAACGTCGAATCTCGCCAGCCCCTACAAAGAACGCTTAAAAGAAGCAGTTGttaaatttgaaaagataGAAGATGCttctcaaagaagaatatcaacGCTCACAAACAAATGGCTCTTTAATTTATTGCATGATACAGCTAGACAACACATACTAATATCCACCAAATCGTCCATTCCTCCATTTTACTTCGAGTATCTAAATGAACTTTTAAATTTCTTAGCTTTTCTCGTTTTTAACTATCCGGAGAAAGCAGATGAATTTATTTTACAGTCCAACATAGTCTCTATTGTTTCATTCAATTCGTCCCTCAAGAATCTGCTAGAACAAGTGAAGCAGAAATTTCTTTCCCATTTTGCTACAAAGCAGAGTAGCTTCGAGATACTACAACATTTAATTTACAATAGAACTAAGgttgttgtagatgttgATATTGCTGTTCCACATAACATAGCTATAGATGAGATTTCAAAGCATTTACAGAATTTTAGTATTCTAGATTTAGCATCATTGGCTAGTGATTTCAGATCAATTAAGGATCCATTGGTTCTCTTTGGGTCTACAGAGTTGGATGATAAGATGAAACTTAGTATTTTAGTTCAAACAGTATGTGATGGAATTGCTCAACCTAATGAATCTATCTCAAAATTTATTTCTAAGTTGGATGAATACGACTTGATGGACAATCCAAAGTTTTCGTACCCTCGAGGATGtatttcttccattctCAGTCCATACAGATATCCATTTGCGAATAAAAATAATTCGTCTTTCACAATTAAGAATCTTCAGGAAGAGTTTCAAAtttatcttcatcaacataTTTCAGGAGTATTGGAAAGGCTACGGATTGATCCAAAAAGTGGCATTCAAGGCAAGAGCAAATATTTCCACAAAGTTGAATCACTTGAGAATGTTAATGGAAGTACATTTTCTATGAAAACCAAATCAATTGTCCCTGCATCAATACAGTTTATCGTCTTGGTAGAGATGTTAAAACCAGTACAGTATTCTAAACAGAAGCGTATGAAGGAATTTGGAGTTAATGTGATTAGAATCGTACAAATCAGTTCGAATTCTGTGGATGGAAAAGATGCCACTTTCAAGTTCACTTttaatgaagaaattcagTCATTTTCAAGTAGAATAAATCATTTTATTTCTGTTCCGTTTTCGGTGCCGGGAAGTTCACTCCTTGCACTTTCAGACAGTAAAGCTGTTCCAATAcaaaaaaagaatgaaTCAATATCTCCAGTAGACTACCAAACTCCATTGGGAATCTCCATTTTGTCTGAAACAAAGAGTGAAAATGGTAAAGACCGATCGCATGAGAACGAATTATGggaagttgaaagaaatgGAGACATATTGAGCAGTTATCAAAGAGATATTATGGCAAATATTATTAAAGGACATGGCAAAGCGTTCAGGTTTGAGAAAGGGTGTGGCAtgaaaaagttgatttCACTAATCTTGACTCTGAATCTTAGTAATTCCCGATGTCTTGTCATAGTACCCAGCAGAAATTACTCAAGACAAATTCCTGCTTCTATTTTAGAAAATCGAGTCTCATACTTGAGATACGGTAGCGAACAGGACATTCGGTCTCTCAGCAATTTTGTCAAGGAAACATATAAAGCGACGATCGGTTTAATAGGCGAGAAATGCGAAGTGGAAGAGAATGAGCTGGTATCCATTGCTGGTATTTACAAGTTCGAACAACGTCTTAAATTGGAGTGGTCTAAGATTGCGAACTCTTTATCTCTAGGAGTAGAGACAAaaaatgaattgaagagcGCCTTCGCTTTCTTTAGTGGCGCTGATTCACCAGTGCCACAATCGgtgaacttcaagatggtATTCAAGGCATATAAGAAACGCCGATATGCCTTAGCACTTGCTGCTACATTAATTCCGATTATTGAATTGCATAGCAAGGGGAGAAACGATGACGTATGGAACCTTTTGTTTCGCAAGTTCAGTTCTATCATTGCTTATGAAGACTATTTGAACTTATTACAAAACAATTCTCATCATAATATGAACAATTTCGATAATATAATTGTCGTCAACGGATGGCCGGGAGCAGCATTAGTGGCGGGTTTGAAAAATACCCATACAAGGAAAGTAGTTGAAATTGGTGCTAGACATGTGCTCAGTTCGACTAAATTAGGCGAGCAGGAACCAGTATTGTTTCAGTGGAGGCCAGAATTTATACCAATCTCTAAACAGAATCTCAAACTCGTTAACAAGAAGATTAGAAATTTCAACCCTGGTTTGAAGCATGTCTTTCAAGTTATATATACCGAGGATCAAGTCGATAGCATGGAGTATAGTGTATTGTTGTATCAATACTTAAGACTTCTCGGATATCCGTCATCAAAGATATGCATTTCTGTCGGTTCTCTTTTGCATAGAGCACTCTTAGAGGAAGTCTTGAGTAAGCATTGTACAAAGATTAGCAAAGATAAGTCTATCAAGTCAGCCAATGAAAGTAGTGATGATCCAAAAGATTTCCAATTCGGATGGCCCGACATCTTAATTTATGATGATCCAGATTACTACTTTGATACTTATGAATATGGTATCATTTCAGCAGTCAGTCAGACTGCAAACAGGTTGGAAGTCATTAGTTTACCAGGAAGATTTGGCAATTACATTATTGGACTGCAAATATATTCACATGAGTTCGAGCTTCCTGAGGTGGctgatcttgaag